A single region of the Actinomycetota bacterium genome encodes:
- a CDS encoding class I SAM-dependent methyltransferase, translating to MSNPHFVERKSCPVCGSVDHRELFHGSYTEPPIRSWLEKRQAPRGMVEFDLLEGAEYVLLECRSCALIFQRDIPDEYLSEIAYERWVDPDKAWDRRSKGIIRARGRYALEIMGVLDFMKREPESLRFLDYGMGWGFWVEMARAFAVDVYGLEPAASRNTRASEQGLQVIDVEKMNELSFDFINTEQVFEHLPEPYETAVQLSQVLAPGGILKISVPNSMRVKRHLKRGDWLKKGNPLNDVFPLQHINAFTHRSIIKLGERVGLEHVPIPARLRYRYMPTWERPSRLLKRTVGAHYRTLRDQTTVIWFRRGGALATAPTESGRVRRQHAEPAAKSSRRRG from the coding sequence GTGAGTAATCCACACTTCGTCGAGCGAAAGAGCTGCCCCGTGTGCGGCTCCGTCGACCATCGCGAGCTGTTCCACGGCAGCTACACCGAGCCTCCGATCAGGTCGTGGCTCGAGAAGCGTCAGGCGCCTCGCGGGATGGTCGAATTCGATCTGCTCGAGGGCGCCGAGTATGTCCTGCTCGAATGCCGATCGTGCGCCCTGATCTTCCAGCGCGACATCCCCGACGAGTACCTATCGGAGATCGCGTACGAGCGCTGGGTGGATCCGGACAAGGCTTGGGACCGTCGCTCGAAGGGCATCATCCGGGCCCGCGGCCGCTACGCGCTCGAGATCATGGGCGTGCTCGACTTCATGAAGCGCGAGCCCGAGAGCTTGCGCTTCCTCGACTACGGGATGGGCTGGGGATTCTGGGTCGAGATGGCTCGCGCCTTCGCGGTCGACGTGTACGGCCTGGAGCCCGCAGCCTCGCGGAACACCCGCGCATCGGAGCAAGGTCTACAGGTGATCGACGTCGAAAAGATGAATGAGCTCTCATTCGACTTCATCAACACCGAGCAGGTGTTCGAGCATCTCCCCGAGCCGTACGAAACCGCGGTGCAGCTCTCGCAGGTGCTTGCTCCGGGCGGGATCCTCAAGATCAGCGTGCCGAACTCGATGCGGGTCAAGCGTCACCTGAAGCGGGGGGACTGGCTCAAGAAGGGCAACCCGCTGAACGACGTGTTCCCGTTGCAGCACATCAACGCGTTCACGCACCGCTCGATCATCAAGCTCGGTGAGCGGGTCGGGCTCGAGCACGTGCCGATCCCGGCCCGTCTCCGCTACCGCTACATGCCGACCTGGGAGCGTCCGAGCCGCCTGCTCAAGCGGACGGTCGGGGCACACTACCGTACGCTACGCGATCAGACGACCGTGATCTGGTTCCGGCGCGGGGGCGCTCTGGCAACAGCGCCCACCGAGTCGGGACGCGTCCGGCGGCAGCATGCCGAGCCGGCCGCGAAGTCCTCAAGAAGGAGAGGTTGA
- a CDS encoding glycosyltransferase, producing MTRTHPAGGGGEPLPAETDTRESGGSRIRVLWLIKGLGRGGAEMLLYQAARLRDRDAFECEVGFLLGSRDWLADDLRAEGVPVHLFSSEKHADFRWALKLRRYLIANPVDVVHVHSPLVAAAARLVVRSLPRRVRPRTVSTEHLPWSGHNRLTRMANAATFRLDAAHLAVSDAVAESIPRRSRRHVEVLVHGIPVSHVRAERRWRETVREELGVGPEEILVGTVANVTAQKAYPDLIEAAKQVASRMENVRFTVAGRGTLDDEMLALAKSAGLGGRLVLLGAVEDAPRFMSACDIFALASHWEGLPLVIMEAMALGLPVVATEVGGIPALIRNGDEGTLVPKSRPDLFARALEELAADPERRKRMGQAATEDAIRFDNEGAVRTIEALYRDVVERGRGRLGR from the coding sequence ATGACCCGTACGCATCCTGCCGGCGGGGGCGGTGAGCCCCTCCCTGCCGAGACGGACACTCGGGAGAGCGGAGGCTCGCGCATCCGAGTTCTCTGGCTCATCAAGGGGCTCGGGCGCGGCGGGGCCGAGATGCTGCTCTACCAAGCCGCGCGTCTCCGCGACCGTGATGCGTTCGAATGCGAGGTCGGGTTCCTCCTCGGATCGCGAGACTGGCTCGCGGACGACCTCCGAGCGGAAGGCGTACCCGTCCATCTCTTCTCGTCGGAGAAGCATGCCGACTTCCGCTGGGCCTTGAAGCTGCGCCGCTATCTGATCGCGAATCCGGTGGACGTGGTGCACGTCCACTCGCCGCTGGTCGCTGCCGCGGCGCGTTTGGTTGTTCGTTCGCTCCCGCGCCGCGTCCGGCCGCGGACGGTCTCGACCGAGCACTTGCCCTGGTCGGGACACAACCGGTTGACGCGCATGGCCAACGCCGCGACGTTCCGGCTCGACGCTGCGCACCTTGCGGTCTCGGATGCGGTGGCCGAGTCGATCCCTCGTCGCTCGCGCAGGCACGTGGAGGTGCTTGTTCACGGGATACCGGTGTCCCACGTGCGGGCAGAGCGCCGGTGGCGCGAAACGGTGCGCGAGGAGCTGGGGGTCGGCCCCGAGGAGATCCTCGTCGGCACGGTCGCCAACGTGACCGCACAGAAGGCGTACCCCGATCTGATCGAGGCCGCCAAGCAAGTTGCCTCCCGGATGGAGAACGTACGGTTCACCGTTGCGGGACGCGGGACGCTGGACGACGAGATGCTTGCTCTGGCGAAGAGCGCCGGTCTCGGGGGGCGTCTGGTCCTGCTCGGCGCCGTCGAGGACGCACCGCGCTTCATGTCGGCCTGCGATATCTTCGCGCTGGCCTCGCATTGGGAAGGCCTCCCGCTCGTCATCATGGAGGCCATGGCGCTCGGGCTCCCCGTCGTGGCCACCGAGGTCGGTGGGATCCCCGCACTCATCCGGAACGGCGACGAGGGCACCCTCGTTCCGAAGTCGAGGCCCGACCTCTTCGCACGGGCGCTCGAGGAGCTGGCCGCCGACCCGGAGCGACGGAAGCGAATGGGGCAGGCGGCGACCGAGGATGCGATCCGCTTTGACAACGAAGGGGCCGTTCGGACGATCGAGGCGCTCTATCGTGACGTGGTCGAGCGTGGACGCGGGAGACTCGGGCGATAA
- a CDS encoding GMC family oxidoreductase, translating into MFRDARTVEDGAVLETDVCIVGTGAAGVTCAAELRSTGRRVLVVEAGGLKPEPATEALNEFESTDMAVPVTSRERRFGGTTNSWWGKVALLDESDFVARDWLPGSGWPVSRSDLLPFYRRACDLLRIPDLTRFDAATAFGGRRPRLVGDGLEHKAFFWTRDALNFGAHYRRSIAGASNVSTLLHANITEVCLDENGRVDRLAVATVNGRRFSIRPAIVILACGGIENARLLLASRSRTPAGVGNDGGLVGRYYMDHPRGPSGIVEASPALSALSPAYWSGKRSGAVRFRLGVGFSPAEQAERQVLNSYVNLNPIYGGAAVAAIRNLYRRRAAALRDRSLLRSLVTGVPDVARYFAFKRYGRGSVQTLAIENFMEQEPRYTNAVTLSERRDQFGNPLARVAWTLSERDRRSLRVLHETLDGALRRRGMGRLRTPLLSDAEDGWPVANDAAHHIGTTRMGTNTKTSVVDGSCRVHGIENLYVAGSSVFPTGGSANPTLTIMALASRLSDHVRSKLGSTITARPVDGAVGASQEKTA; encoded by the coding sequence GTGTTCCGCGACGCGCGCACGGTCGAGGACGGGGCGGTCCTCGAAACCGATGTCTGCATCGTCGGAACCGGAGCGGCCGGCGTGACCTGCGCGGCCGAGCTAAGAAGCACGGGCCGCCGAGTGCTCGTCGTCGAGGCGGGCGGGCTCAAGCCGGAGCCGGCCACCGAGGCGCTGAACGAGTTCGAGTCCACCGACATGGCGGTACCCGTCACATCTCGCGAGCGGCGCTTCGGCGGAACGACCAACTCGTGGTGGGGGAAGGTCGCGCTCCTCGACGAATCGGACTTCGTCGCCCGCGATTGGCTCCCGGGGTCCGGGTGGCCGGTGAGCCGCTCCGACCTGCTTCCCTTTTACCGACGCGCGTGCGATCTGCTGAGGATCCCGGATCTGACTCGGTTCGATGCCGCGACCGCGTTCGGCGGCAGGCGTCCGAGGCTCGTCGGCGACGGCCTCGAGCACAAGGCGTTCTTCTGGACGCGGGACGCGCTGAACTTCGGCGCGCACTATCGTCGCTCCATCGCCGGTGCGTCCAACGTCTCGACCTTGCTGCACGCGAACATCACCGAGGTTTGCCTGGACGAGAACGGTCGCGTGGACCGGCTCGCCGTGGCGACCGTGAACGGCCGGAGATTCTCGATCCGTCCGGCGATCGTGATCCTCGCGTGCGGTGGGATCGAGAACGCCCGGCTGCTCCTCGCCTCGAGGTCGCGAACCCCGGCGGGTGTCGGGAACGACGGGGGCCTCGTCGGCCGCTACTACATGGATCATCCCCGCGGCCCCTCGGGGATCGTCGAGGCGTCGCCGGCCCTGTCGGCTCTGTCGCCCGCGTACTGGTCCGGCAAGCGATCGGGCGCCGTCCGGTTCCGACTGGGCGTCGGCTTCTCGCCGGCGGAGCAGGCCGAGAGGCAGGTGCTGAACTCGTACGTGAACCTGAACCCGATCTACGGCGGGGCAGCGGTCGCGGCGATACGGAACCTCTACCGGCGGCGCGCTGCGGCGCTGCGCGACCGGTCGCTCCTTCGTTCGCTCGTCACCGGCGTCCCGGACGTGGCGCGTTACTTCGCGTTCAAGCGCTACGGGCGCGGCAGCGTCCAGACGCTCGCGATCGAGAACTTCATGGAGCAGGAGCCGCGCTACACGAACGCGGTGACCCTGTCGGAGCGACGAGACCAGTTCGGGAACCCCCTCGCCCGCGTTGCCTGGACGCTCTCGGAGCGCGACCGCCGGAGCCTTCGGGTCCTGCACGAGACGCTCGACGGGGCGCTTCGCCGGCGCGGCATGGGCCGCCTCCGCACGCCGCTGCTTTCCGATGCCGAGGACGGGTGGCCGGTGGCCAACGACGCGGCGCACCACATCGGCACGACGCGGATGGGGACGAACACCAAGACGTCGGTGGTGGACGGGTCGTGCCGCGTTCACGGCATCGAGAATCTGTACGTCGCCGGAAGCTCGGTCTTCCCAACCGGCGGCTCGGCGAACCCGACGCTGACGATCATGGCCCTCGCTTCACGTCTTTCGGATCACGTGCGCTCGAAGCTCGGCAGCACGATCACGGCGCGACCGGTGGACGGCGCGGTCGGCGCCTCACAGGAGAAAACGGCATGA
- a CDS encoding ABC transporter ATP-binding protein, with translation MLPEGSIEVSEIWKRFRADRKGALMKDQIRRLRAKMKGRDPGWTWALRDINFSLAPGKSLGIVGANGSGKTTLLRVLSGVMYPYSGKVEVSGRVGALIEVRAGLHPDLTGRENIFVYGTLLGLTRKAVAKRFDEIVEFAEIEAAVDRQMKHFSSGMQMRLGFAIAAFLDPDLLIVDEILAVGDAAFQQRCLDRMRAVLTQGATLLFVSHDLATVEATCERTIWLHRGAMQADGPTPEVLGAYRRQVEEFAEFTSPRGGDFQIIEAGVRTEQGGWPRTQEPMEIRVVVGKNVSGGDGQAQVVVGVTEGTANPIFALRHGVDLSSGTAEVRCRIPRIPLPRGRYFVWAAVWRTGRDVLPWHPVAKFEVEGQELDPVFHSIVRLSPVHVDAEWIVAPMNGHRGDAVRPVDTVDRSGG, from the coding sequence ATGTTGCCTGAGGGTTCGATCGAGGTTTCGGAGATCTGGAAGCGGTTCCGGGCCGACCGCAAGGGCGCCCTCATGAAGGATCAGATCCGCCGCCTGCGCGCGAAGATGAAAGGGCGCGATCCTGGGTGGACGTGGGCCCTTCGCGACATCAACTTTTCGCTCGCGCCGGGAAAGTCGCTCGGCATCGTGGGCGCGAACGGCTCGGGCAAGACGACGCTGCTGCGCGTGCTCTCCGGCGTGATGTACCCGTACTCGGGCAAGGTCGAGGTCTCGGGACGCGTCGGCGCGCTGATCGAGGTTCGTGCGGGCCTCCACCCCGATCTCACGGGTCGCGAGAACATCTTCGTCTACGGGACGCTGCTCGGCCTCACCCGCAAAGCGGTCGCCAAGCGGTTCGATGAGATCGTCGAGTTCGCCGAGATCGAGGCCGCCGTCGACCGGCAGATGAAGCACTTCTCGAGCGGGATGCAGATGCGGCTCGGGTTCGCGATCGCGGCCTTCCTCGACCCGGATCTGCTGATCGTGGACGAGATCCTCGCCGTCGGCGACGCCGCTTTCCAGCAGCGGTGTCTCGACCGGATGCGGGCCGTGCTGACCCAGGGCGCCACACTCTTGTTCGTCTCCCACGACCTCGCGACCGTCGAGGCGACCTGCGAACGGACCATCTGGCTCCACCGCGGCGCGATGCAGGCGGACGGCCCGACGCCGGAAGTGTTGGGAGCCTATCGCCGTCAGGTCGAGGAGTTCGCGGAGTTCACCTCTCCCCGAGGCGGCGACTTCCAGATCATCGAAGCCGGCGTCCGTACCGAGCAAGGCGGCTGGCCGCGGACGCAGGAGCCGATGGAGATCCGTGTCGTCGTGGGGAAGAACGTGTCCGGCGGCGACGGCCAGGCGCAGGTGGTCGTCGGCGTCACCGAGGGCACGGCGAACCCTATCTTCGCCCTCCGTCACGGCGTCGACCTCAGCTCCGGCACCGCAGAGGTACGCTGCCGCATCCCGAGGATCCCTTTGCCGCGCGGCCGCTACTTCGTCTGGGCCGCGGTGTGGCGTACGGGCCGCGATGTGCTCCCCTGGCATCCCGTCGCGAAATTCGAAGTCGAGGGCCAGGAGCTCGATCCGGTCTTCCATTCGATCGTCCGGCTCTCTCCCGTGCACGTCGACGCGGAATGGATCGTGGCGCCGATGAACGGGCACCGCGGCGATGCCGTCCGGCCGGTCGACACGGTTGATAGGAGCGGGGGTTGA
- a CDS encoding acyl carrier protein, whose product MDIEGQLRTYLVDELQAPADAVGTDAPLISTHVIDSLGMLSIVTFIESEFGVEIVDDEIVPDNFETLSSIVKLVESKMAQST is encoded by the coding sequence ATGGACATCGAAGGGCAGTTGCGCACCTACCTCGTCGACGAGCTCCAGGCTCCGGCGGACGCCGTCGGAACTGATGCACCACTCATCTCGACGCATGTGATCGATTCGCTCGGGATGCTGTCGATCGTCACGTTCATCGAGAGCGAATTCGGTGTCGAGATCGTCGACGACGAGATCGTCCCGGACAATTTCGAGACGCTCTCGTCGATCGTGAAGCTCGTCGAGTCGAAGATGGCGCAATCGACATGA
- a CDS encoding sulfotransferase domain-containing protein, which translates to MASGSASNSGRLPDFVIIGAMRAGSTTLARAVGAHPGVFMPAKKELHFFDWKFDRGTDWYREQFRSAEPGAVLGEATPIYIVYRDAMERLAATVPGTRLIAVLRDPASRAYSHYWYNRMLGFEPLPFREALAAEAGRPANTPDRRTFDYVERGRYLSQLLRVCELFPRDALHVLLLEDLNRTPAETYRSLFRFLGIDETFVPTNAEHALNSHAEYRSKALAKVSRALPDPLRRVARRFNRKDVRYPPMDEDVRRELDERFAEDNRALAAWLGRELIGWGRTGTSRAARQAGAE; encoded by the coding sequence ATGGCAAGCGGGTCGGCGTCGAATTCGGGGCGGCTGCCCGACTTCGTCATCATCGGCGCGATGCGGGCCGGCTCCACGACGCTTGCGCGTGCCGTCGGCGCCCACCCCGGCGTGTTCATGCCCGCGAAGAAGGAGCTGCATTTCTTCGATTGGAAATTCGATCGTGGCACGGACTGGTACCGCGAGCAGTTCCGAAGTGCCGAACCCGGCGCGGTCTTGGGTGAGGCGACACCGATCTACATCGTCTACCGGGATGCGATGGAGCGACTCGCGGCAACCGTTCCCGGGACGAGGCTGATCGCCGTGCTGCGGGATCCCGCCTCTCGTGCGTACTCGCACTACTGGTACAACCGGATGCTCGGCTTCGAGCCGCTGCCGTTCCGCGAAGCGCTCGCCGCCGAGGCCGGCCGTCCTGCGAACACGCCCGACCGGCGGACATTCGACTACGTGGAGCGCGGACGCTACCTGTCGCAGCTGCTCCGGGTATGCGAGCTGTTCCCGCGCGACGCCTTGCACGTCCTGCTCCTCGAGGACCTGAACCGGACGCCGGCCGAGACGTATCGATCGCTCTTCCGCTTCCTCGGTATCGACGAGACGTTCGTGCCCACGAACGCGGAGCACGCGCTCAACAGCCACGCCGAGTATCGCTCGAAGGCTCTCGCGAAGGTTTCCCGCGCGCTGCCCGATCCGCTCCGCCGCGTGGCGCGCCGCTTCAATCGCAAGGACGTCCGTTATCCGCCCATGGATGAGGACGTCCGCCGCGAGCTCGACGAGCGGTTCGCCGAGGACAACCGCGCTCTGGCCGCCTGGCTTGGGCGTGAGCTCATCGGCTGGGGCCGCACCGGGACATCGCGCGCGGCGCGTCAAGCCGGGGCGGAGTGA
- a CDS encoding glycosyltransferase, which translates to MNQPLLLGVLVTYRRPKDLERSLGLLAAQERPLDRLIVVDNGPTPETEAIVAAARGASREPADYLPMPENVGFPGGLAAGIDRMFEGAGDGDWVVVLDDDDPPEELDIFGDLLRFAEEMVARDSRTAAVGMRGARFDTRRGLLVRVPTREIEDVVRVDYIAGNALPLYRVGALRDAGTFSPPLFFSHEELDIGLRLQRKGYALYAHGARWRARRGATARPDVIQEEHWRVLTPNWRSYYSLRNAVYIMRANGRRRAAMRITFSRGLVKPLVNLPLAPRAASRALALNARACADAWRGKLGRRVEPDVAQPRPKKTTARSATRS; encoded by the coding sequence TTGAACCAACCGCTCCTTCTCGGCGTCCTTGTCACCTACCGGCGGCCGAAGGATCTGGAGCGGAGCCTCGGCCTTTTGGCCGCTCAGGAACGGCCGCTCGACCGGCTCATCGTGGTCGACAACGGCCCGACACCCGAGACCGAGGCGATCGTCGCCGCGGCCCGAGGAGCGTCGCGGGAGCCGGCCGACTACCTCCCCATGCCGGAGAACGTCGGCTTCCCCGGCGGTCTCGCGGCAGGGATCGACCGCATGTTCGAAGGAGCGGGCGACGGCGACTGGGTCGTCGTGCTCGACGACGACGACCCTCCCGAAGAGCTCGACATCTTCGGAGATCTGCTCCGCTTCGCCGAGGAGATGGTCGCGCGGGACTCGCGCACGGCCGCCGTCGGGATGCGCGGGGCCCGTTTCGACACCCGTCGCGGACTGCTTGTCCGCGTACCGACCCGCGAGATCGAAGACGTCGTTCGCGTGGACTACATCGCCGGCAACGCGCTTCCGCTCTACCGGGTCGGGGCGCTTCGGGACGCCGGAACGTTCTCACCGCCGCTGTTCTTCAGCCACGAGGAACTCGATATCGGGCTCCGGCTCCAGCGCAAGGGGTACGCGCTCTACGCGCATGGGGCGCGGTGGCGCGCCCGTCGTGGCGCAACCGCGCGCCCGGACGTCATCCAAGAGGAGCACTGGCGCGTCCTAACGCCGAACTGGCGGAGCTATTACAGCCTCCGCAACGCGGTCTACATCATGCGGGCGAACGGGCGAAGGCGTGCCGCGATGCGCATCACGTTCTCGCGCGGGCTGGTCAAGCCGCTCGTGAACCTTCCGCTCGCACCGCGCGCGGCTTCGCGCGCGCTCGCGCTGAACGCGCGCGCCTGCGCCGACGCCTGGCGCGGAAAGCTCGGCCGCAGGGTGGAGCCGGACGTCGCTCAACCGCGGCCGAAGAAGACCACCGCGCGGTCGGCAACCCGGAGCTGA
- a CDS encoding alpha/beta hydrolase: MSDEQAVAPPRTSRVDAKAGVREDIEFVGSGPERIFSTLHAPTGQAKGAVLLCSSILAELLSGYQEEVWLCRLLAAEGFAVRRFHYRGTGHSDGEAEDITYEGLVDDARMVADHLRTETGFERIGVIGTRVGAVVGASIVSGQPGMPLSVIQPVLDLEKLFKEMGRARKISLMNEEGRSAEDGPPEDMFVVLERERSVDVLGYTLTEPIYQNLRTRKLTDELGPAPRPVQLVEVAKRKTISPEYQRFLDGLAAVGCETDGKLVSDEIAWWFHDTRRHLIPEIGDAIVPWISERLAQEGR, from the coding sequence ATGAGTGACGAGCAGGCCGTTGCACCTCCCCGGACCTCCCGGGTCGATGCGAAGGCCGGCGTCCGTGAGGACATCGAGTTCGTCGGGTCGGGCCCGGAACGGATCTTTTCGACGTTGCACGCCCCGACCGGTCAAGCGAAGGGGGCGGTTCTGCTCTGTTCCTCGATCCTCGCCGAGCTGCTTTCCGGCTACCAGGAGGAGGTCTGGCTCTGTCGGCTGCTCGCGGCGGAGGGTTTCGCGGTTCGCCGGTTCCATTACCGGGGGACGGGTCACAGCGACGGTGAAGCCGAGGACATCACCTACGAGGGCCTGGTCGACGACGCTCGGATGGTCGCCGACCATCTCCGAACGGAGACCGGCTTCGAACGGATCGGCGTGATCGGCACCCGCGTTGGCGCGGTGGTGGGCGCCTCGATCGTGTCGGGGCAGCCGGGGATGCCGCTCTCGGTCATCCAACCCGTGCTGGATCTCGAGAAGCTCTTCAAGGAGATGGGCCGGGCCCGGAAGATCAGTTTGATGAACGAGGAAGGCCGCTCGGCCGAGGATGGCCCCCCTGAGGACATGTTCGTCGTGCTCGAGCGGGAGCGTTCGGTGGACGTCCTTGGCTACACGCTCACCGAGCCGATCTACCAGAACCTGAGGACGCGCAAGCTGACCGATGAGCTCGGGCCCGCCCCGCGGCCCGTCCAGCTCGTCGAGGTCGCGAAGCGCAAGACGATCAGCCCCGAGTATCAGCGCTTCCTCGACGGACTCGCGGCCGTGGGCTGCGAGACCGACGGGAAGCTCGTTTCGGATGAGATCGCCTGGTGGTTCCACGACACCCGCCGCCACCTCATCCCCGAGATCGGCGATGCGATCGTTCCGTGGATATCCGAACGCTTGGCGCAGGAGGGGAGATGA
- a CDS encoding sulfotransferase, with translation MTTTSPSVASGSGVALPPFPFFVGCGRSGTSLLRAIFDSHHEMNVPYDTHFILYLADRRPRYEQRDGFAVDAFVDDLASQYDFKRWVIGIEDIRNDLRARPPADYAEAIRRIFQLSATREGKPRYGNKSPVHVREIGTLGKLFPDARFVHILRDGRDVALSYLNVTFGPSTVEAAALRWKRHVRSGRVEGARLGPSRYREVHYERLLEDPETVTRDLCTFLEVPFEESMLRYYERTAELHAGKDTPNHHRNLALPPTKGLRDWRQEMAPGDVRIFETIGGELLTELGYERAFPEITLDAKLRTGARIASEGFRRGWRMARGRNRLTGRKRVKGPR, from the coding sequence ATGACCACCACCAGCCCATCCGTCGCCTCCGGCTCGGGGGTCGCGTTGCCGCCGTTCCCGTTCTTCGTCGGCTGCGGCCGGTCGGGCACGTCGTTGCTGCGCGCGATCTTCGATTCCCACCACGAGATGAACGTCCCCTACGACACGCACTTCATCCTGTACCTCGCCGACCGGCGACCCCGCTACGAGCAGCGGGATGGGTTCGCCGTCGACGCTTTCGTCGACGACCTGGCGAGCCAGTACGACTTCAAGCGCTGGGTGATCGGCATCGAGGACATCCGGAACGATCTGCGCGCCAGGCCCCCGGCGGACTATGCGGAAGCCATCCGTCGGATCTTCCAACTGAGCGCCACCCGCGAGGGGAAACCTCGCTACGGCAACAAGTCGCCGGTTCACGTCCGCGAGATCGGGACCCTCGGCAAACTATTCCCCGACGCGCGCTTCGTGCACATCCTTCGCGACGGGCGCGACGTCGCGCTCTCCTACCTGAACGTGACGTTCGGTCCGTCCACGGTCGAGGCCGCCGCATTGCGCTGGAAGCGTCACGTGCGCAGCGGAAGGGTCGAGGGCGCCCGTTTGGGACCGAGCCGGTACCGCGAGGTTCACTACGAGAGGCTGCTCGAGGACCCCGAGACCGTCACGCGGGATCTCTGTACGTTCCTCGAGGTGCCGTTCGAAGAGTCGATGCTCCGCTACTACGAGCGCACCGCCGAGCTCCACGCCGGCAAGGACACGCCGAACCATCATCGAAACCTCGCGCTGCCGCCGACGAAGGGGCTGCGCGACTGGCGACAGGAGATGGCACCCGGCGACGTGCGGATCTTCGAGACGATCGGGGGAGAGCTTCTCACCGAGCTCGGTTACGAGCGAGCCTTCCCCGAGATCACGCTCGACGCGAAGCTTCGAACCGGCGCGCGGATCGCGTCTGAGGGTTTCCGGCGCGGGTGGCGCATGGCTCGCGGCCGGAACCGGCTGACCGGACGAAAGCGCGTGAAGGGTCCTCGCTGA
- a CDS encoding alpha/beta hydrolase: MTTQATTYDEIPVFIPAEGNSIFGIMTRPSVKPNGVCVVLLLGGVFSLSITRNRLSVKLARRLAAQGYHVFRMDFHGVGESTGDFEESKLGRPWVQDLRAAMGWLREQGQDKFVLLGHCFGGRTCLATTPEIPELLGLGLMVVPVMDYNHFELAVKNRSELTAGKFVKRAARKTVLRGIFIPRHRRRYLHIIRAKLKRKTAGEADLPWGQASPSYMKFLSGVIDRRIPILIAFGTECLASDFDRARAGKLGKLLKRGEEQIQLHRYERMAHGFPNIQTQEETMDLIEKWLDRVVVPASPKLAAVQPATE; encoded by the coding sequence ATGACGACGCAAGCCACGACCTACGACGAGATCCCCGTCTTCATCCCCGCCGAAGGAAACAGCATCTTCGGAATCATGACCCGCCCGAGCGTGAAGCCCAACGGGGTCTGTGTTGTCCTGCTGCTCGGCGGCGTCTTCAGCCTCTCGATCACGCGGAACCGTTTGTCTGTGAAGCTCGCGCGGCGGCTCGCGGCCCAGGGCTATCACGTGTTCCGCATGGACTTCCACGGCGTCGGAGAGAGCACCGGCGACTTCGAAGAGAGCAAGCTGGGCCGGCCCTGGGTGCAGGATCTCCGCGCGGCGATGGGCTGGCTTCGCGAGCAGGGACAAGACAAGTTCGTCCTGCTCGGGCACTGCTTCGGCGGCCGCACCTGCCTGGCTACGACCCCGGAGATCCCCGAACTCCTGGGCCTCGGGCTCATGGTGGTTCCGGTGATGGACTACAACCACTTCGAGCTCGCGGTAAAGAACCGCTCGGAGCTGACGGCGGGGAAGTTCGTGAAGCGCGCCGCACGGAAGACGGTCCTGCGGGGGATCTTCATCCCTCGGCACCGTCGGCGCTATCTGCACATCATCCGCGCCAAGCTCAAGCGCAAGACCGCCGGCGAAGCGGACCTGCCGTGGGGCCAGGCGAGCCCGTCCTACATGAAGTTCCTCTCGGGCGTCATCGATCGCCGCATCCCGATCTTGATCGCGTTCGGGACCGAGTGTCTCGCCAGTGACTTCGACCGAGCGCGCGCCGGGAAGCTCGGGAAGCTGCTGAAGCGTGGGGAGGAACAGATCCAACTCCATCGTTACGAGCGGATGGCGCACGGCTTCCCCAACATCCAGACGCAAGAAGAGACCATGGATCTCATCGAGAAGTGGCTCGACCGCGTCGTGGTCCCGGCATCGCCGAAGCTGGCCGCGGTTCAGCCGGCGACGGAGTAA